One Marasmius oreades isolate 03SP1 chromosome 2, whole genome shotgun sequence DNA segment encodes these proteins:
- a CDS encoding uncharacterized protein (MEROPS:MER0013463; BUSCO:EOG09261XGL), translating to MSSIFRISRRILRPTLLTRDYATEAITLKPSNFGQPVLRSHPHLIRPNELTPGIPVEEYETRRRKLMDNLPENSTVVSVSGTVKFMSGNIFYDFRQASDFWYLTGFQEPDSAVILEKNSSSKGYRMTLFSPGKDLSKEQWDGARTSFSDACALFRADDARSIDDFSTHFDSIVKRYTHVYLDVPPTKARRGLKSTSKSLIQCLTGTSNATTHSIIEAWKKKPARPLAPHIARLRVIKSENEQRIMREASDISGRAHAKTMRFTRPGLSESAVAAHFQYLCLLSGAQRLAYVPVLASGPNSLIIHYTSNDHLVQPGELVLIDAGCEYNGYASDITRTYPADGTFTPPQRDLYAAVLSVQKALVSQCSESANMTLYDLHTRSCQLLRQELIQLGFQLGAGDLERLYPHFLSHPIGIDLHESDNFNRSETIKAGMVITIEPGIYVPPSPAFPKHYHNLGIRIEDEVLVGEKHPVVLSVSAPKEIADVEGACQGLLGLEAL from the exons ATGTCCTCGATTTTCCGGATTTCAAGACGGATTCTACGACCAACTCTTTTGACCAGAGATTATGCCACAGAAGCTATCACATTGAAGCCCTCAAATTTCGGTCAACCAGTTCTGCGATCTCATCCTCACCTCA TTCGACCAAACGAACTCACACCCGGGATTCCAGTGGAGGAATATGaaacaagaagaagaaaactgaTGGATAACTTGCCGGAAAACAGTACCGTCGTCTCTGTTTCGGGTACCGTGAAGTTTATGAGTGGAA ATATATT TTACGACTTCCGGCAGGCTTCGGATTTTTGGTACCTCACTGGCTTTCAAGAGCCCGACTCTGCTGTGATTCTAG AGAAAAATTCCTCTTCCAAAGGGTACCGAATGACACTCTTCTCGCCAGGCAAAGACCTCAGCAAGGAGCAATGGGATGGTGCCAGGACAAGTTTCTCGGATGCCTGCGCGTTGTTCAGGGCCGACGACGCGCGGTCGATAGACGATTTCTCAACTCATTTTGACTCGATTGTGAAGCGATATACACATGTGTATCTTGATGTTCCCCCAACGAAGGCTCGTCGCGGACTGAAGTCAACGTCCAAGTCCCTAATCCAGTGCCTGACCGGCACGTCTAATGCTACCACCCATTCCATTATTGAAGCTTGGAAGAAGAAGCCCGCCAGACCACTGGCACCTCACATCGCTCGTCTGAGAGTCATCAAGAGTGAAAACGAACAAAGAATAATGCGGGAGGCTAGTGACATTAGCGGTCGTGCTCATGCCAAG ACGATGCGATTCACTCGTCCGGGTCTGTCTGAATCTGCTGTCGCGGCACATTTCCAGTATCTATGTCTGTTATCTGGAGCACAGAGACTTGCCTACGTCCCTGTCCTGGCTTCCGG GCCTAATTCCCTTATCATACATTATACCTCGAATGATCACCTCGTACAGCCTGGGGAGTTGGTTTTGATTGATGCGGGCTGTGAATACAA CGGGTACGCGTCAGATATAA CCAGAACATATCCTGCCGATGGTACATTCACACCTCCTCAACGAGACTTATATGCGGCAGTACTCTCGGTCCAGAAAGCCCTCGTCTCTCAGTGTTCTGAGTCAGCGAATATGACGCTCTACGATCTCCACACACGGTCGTGCCAACTTCTCCGTCAGGAGCTAATTCAATTAGGGTTCCAACTTGGAGCTGGGGACCTAGAGAGACTATATCCTCACTTCTTGAGCCATCCTATCGGGATAG ATTTACATGAATCTGATAATTTCAACAGAAGTGAGAC GATTAAAGCAGGCATGGTCATCACCATTGAACCCGGCATTTACGTGCCACCGTCACCTGCATTTCCAAAACACTACCATAATCTCGGGATCCGCATAGAG GATGAGGTGCTCGTAGGGGAGAAACACCCAGTGGTATTGTCAGTCTCAGCCCCAAAAGAG ATAGCAGACGTCGAAGGCGCATGTCAAGGACTGCTTGGTCTGGAGGCTCTTTGA